The Phragmites australis chromosome 1, lpPhrAust1.1, whole genome shotgun sequence genomic interval TTTGTTCGAGCAGATGCTACATTTGTACCCAGTCAAGAGGTGTAAAAATTGGGTTCCTTTTGCAACAATCAAACGCGGTTAGAATCTTTGATGACATCGAGCGTGCATGCTATAGTAATATGTTATATAGCATGCACGCCTACTTTTGGAAAAATTGTCTGAACACTCCTCTCTTTCTATTTCTggatatttttcatttatgcgGTAGAGAAGGGAATCTTATCAAGGCGTGTCCGTGCGCGTGGGAAGGCTATATGTACTTCCCTTATTCATCCTGATACATAAAAGCAATTTTGTTAAATACTGTAGGCAAATTAGATTGGATTCAGAAAGAAAACTAGAAACAATGTAAAGGCAAAGTAAGATAAATCTGCTCAATGTTTTAAACAAAAATCAAAGCGCTTTGTGTGAAACAAAAAATGTGCAAAATTGTGTCAATTTACAAATGCAAATGCATAAGACACAAAGGCAGAACAAATCAAGATGCAAAAATTAACTATGTATGAGCAAATCAAACCAAAAATTGTTTCTTCCGAAAAACAAAGGCATCTTAATTTAATATTGAAAACCAAATCAACATAACATATGTAGGCAAATTACGTGACTTTGATAAAGAAATATTAGTAGAACTGGAAATAGAATTTAAAAGCATTTTGACATATTTTTGCTAGGCAAATTTATAGTATATAGGCATATTGGTACAACtgtaaacaaaattaaaaagcaatttgaataattttgttTGTCAATGAAGCATTAAAGAGGCAAATTGTTGTAGGTTCAGGAGCACATATATGCAATCCGGTAAGCAAGTTGTATACACACCTTTACAGTGGCAATGAGCCAACTCTGCCGCCAGATGGCACCCCCACAGTAAGCCTATGCGCAGCAAAGAGCTCTGGCTGACATGCTACAGGCGAAACCCACGACGGTGGCACTGGAATCAGAAGAGCGTGTGCATTGGTGAAGACAATGGTGACGAGCTCGACGAAGATGCGACGGTGACCACGAACTTCTCATCCACAAATTCAATGATAGGCGGTGTCTCAGACCAAGCCAGATTTGGTGTGCAACATACCTTCTCGTCGAGCCGCACACCAACACACTCGGCCTCTGCCTCTGTGCGCTCTTGGCTGACCTCGCCTTAGCAGATTTGGCGAGTGGTTGCTCATATCCGACGGGAGGGGCCATGGCCTACtgtggggagggagggggagggggcacATGTGTGAGGGAGAGATCGATGGGAGGAAGGGAGAAGCCACCCACCGGCAAGTGGGGAGGGAGAGGACAGAGATGGCAATCGGGAGGGAGAAGGTGCGAGTAGAGAGAGGGGTTGGTGTGGTACAATCAAGTTTTATCATGTGTGTTGTCAATCACCCAAAATTAAACGTGGGTGCGAGTGGAGTGTCGATCGCAATCCGACGACCGTTGCAGCGTGTGCACTGTCTGTATAATAGATGTACGCTCAAAAACTAGTCTTTATAATTAAGGAAGTGTATCTATCACGAAAGTAAGATACGAGGGtaaaaaagcaaacaaaaatataCCAAAGTACGGCACAGGTCATATGAGTCTTCGCTTGCCACTTGTTCCCACTTGCTAGTCAAAAATAGTGACTAGGGAACCCAGGGTCTCATGCATCCGACCCTTAGATAAACAAATCaaacatgaatatgatatgaTGTTGATCAGATAATCACATAGAACCATGAGCTATAGAAATATTATTATGTATTACACCGTGGGGATGTGCAAAAAATCAATGAATAAACAAACAGTTCAGTTTgatgtttcaaaaacaaatttgaCAACTTCATTCATTTAGCAGAGCTGTAAGCGGTATGCCATTCATTTTCCAGTGTATTCGTACGAGAGAAATCTCCCTCCTGAGTTGGGCATAGCTTTTGTTGGACCACGGATGAAAGCCACATGATATTCGGTGGATATTCTTTCGGTTGGGTTCTGAAAAGGGACCTCCTACCTACAGAAAGAATGGCCACTCTTTCTatccataagaaaataaaaggagaagGTTGTTCATTAAGTCATGAATCCAGCAATTTAATAGTCCAGATCACATGGAAATTTTTTTGTATATGGCAGATGCTCAATAAGGACACCTCACACGAGTAAAGTAATACTGTAGATGCTCATAGTATATCTGCAGAACCAGACGAATTTAACTTCGGTGGCGTCTTCCAGTCGAAACCGATGGGTAGTTGGACACAACAGTGGCAAAACAGGCTGGAATTATTGAAGAGCCCCACTGGGCACAAGCCTACATTAAGAAGCCGAATCTCTTTCTTCCCGTCATCACCCTCAAGAACCAGAAAATATGGCAGACAGTAAGCACAGGTTCCTCTATCCAATCTTTCTTTCCTTCCTCTCGGTTTTGTTGTGCTCTCGTGCATCCCCATGGCAGACCATTAGCACAGATTCATCCATGCAAGCAGATCACGGGGAGATCTTCCTCGTCTCTCCAGACACGACCTTCTCCTGCGGCTTCTACTCATCTGGAGAAGGCACAAACGCCTGTTACTTCTCCATCTGGTTCACCCATGCCGCTGACAAGACTGTTGTCTGGACAGCAAACCCTGGCTCTCCGGTAAATAGCCATGGCTCCAAGATCTCCTTGAACCGCGAAGGTAACTTGCTCCTTACAGATGTCAATGGCTCCACAGTGTGGGAGAGCAGGACAAGTTGGGGAAAGCACACCACAGTAGCTCTCCTCAACAGCGGCAACCTTGTGGTCAGGGCCTCCACTGATAAGGTAGTATGGCAGAGCTTCGATTCACCGACTGACACCTTGCTTCCTTCACAGCGTCTGACAAGAGAATCGAGGTTGGTCTCTCAATCTGGCTATCATCTCCTCTATTTCGACAATGACAACGTCTTACGGCTCCTGTATAATGGACCAGACATCACAAGCATATACTGGCCAAGTCCAGATTACAATGCGCTGCAAAATGGCCGGACTAGATTCAACAGCAGCAAGATAGCAGTTCTGGATGACAAGGGCAATTTCCTGTCAAGCGATGGATTCAGAATGACAGCTTCAGATTCAGGATTCGGGATCAAGAGAAGGATCACCATCGATTATGATGGCAACTTCAGAATGTACAGCTTGAATGCATCAAATGGTAACTGGACTGTCACAGGGGAGGCTGTACAGCAGATGTGCTATGTGCATGGGTTATGTGGAATAAATGGAATTTGTGAGTACTCACAGTCACAGGGTCTCAGATGCACTTGTCCTCCAGGATACGAGATGACTGATCCGAAGAACTGGAATAAAGGATGCAGGCCAACATTCAGCGTCAGCTGTGGGCAACCACGAGGGGAttttacattcatcaagattTCCCATGGTGACTTTTATGGCTTTGACCTGAGTTCAAACAAGTCAATCTCACTCAAAGAATGCATGCAGATATGCTTGGACAGCTGCTTGTGCTTATCTTACACATACAAAGCTGGAGATGGTCTATGTTACACTAAAGATCGGCAGTACAATGGCCAGGTTTATCCATATTTTCCCGGAGACAACTATATCAAACTTCCTAAGAAGGTCGCTTCAACATCTTCGGCCTCCAAACATTCTGGTCTTACCTGCAGCCCAAAGAATGACAAGATTATGATAGTATCCGAAGATGCATACATGAAAAATTCTGACAACATAAACTGGATATACTTCTATGTCTTTGCTGCTATATTAGGGGCGATTGAGCTGCTTTTCATCCTAACAGGGTGGTACTTTCTTTTCAAAATGTATGACATACCCAAGTCGATGGAGGAAGGTTACAGAATGATAACAAGCCAGTTCAGGAGATTTACATACCGTGAGTTGGTGGAAGCAACAGGTAAATTTAAAGAAGAACTAGGAAAAGGTGGCAGTGGTACAGTTTACAGAGGAATACTTGGAGACAAGAGGGTGGTGGCAGTAAAGAAGCTTACACATGTTAGACAAGGTGAAGAGGAATTTTGGGCAGAAGTGACTTTAATTGGGAGGATCAATCATATAAATCTGGTCAGAATGTGGGGATTTTGCTCAGAAGGCAAACATAGGTTATTAGTGTATGAGTATGTGGAAAACAAGTCATTGGACAAGTACCTTTTTTATGACAGGGGCACTGAAAGATTGCTATCATGGAGCCAACGATTCAAGATTGCCTTGGGAACAGCAAGAGGCCTTGCTTACCTCCATCATGAATGTCTGGAATGGGTTGTCCATTGTGATGTAAAACCAGAAAACATACTGCTGACCCGAGATTTCGAAGGCAAGATAGCAGACTTTGGACTGTCCAAGCTTTCAAAGAGAAGCAGTTCTAGCTTCAGTTTCACTCATATGAGAGGCACAATGGGCTACATGGCACCAGAATGGGCAATGAATTTGCCTATCAATGCAAAGGTCGATGTTTACAGCTACGGAGTTGTGCTTCTGGAGATTGTGACTGGGAGCAGGGTTTCTAGTGGGATAACAATAGATGAAGAAGAGATGGACTTCATGCAGTTTGTTCAGGAAGTTAAACAGAGGCTCGTTAGGGAGGATGACCTGGATATAGTGGATGCTAGACTCAAAGGGCGTTTCAATCATGAGCAAGCAACGATGATGGTGAAAATAGCTGTTTCATGTCTTGAAGAAAGAAGCAAAAGGCCAACAATGGATCAAATTGCAAAAGACCTCATGGTGTACGATGATGAAGATAATCACCCAGCATACTTTTGATGACCTATATCCAAAAGAACTAGAAGCAAGAATACAGACTGAAAAGTCCTAGTGAATTGCCCACGCCACTCTTAGAGTGAATTGCCCACACAACTCTTAAAAGAGAAACAGCAATGTCATTTTGTATATAATGTTCCTTACCATATGAAGTGGAAACATTAGAAGTATTCTTCAGATTTTCTACTTGCTTTTTTTATGAAATCGTGTTTGGCATCCTGAGGGGCTCGTATAGAATACCTTATGTGAAGAGCTGTAAACATTTCTTTATGTATGTGCGATAAGTCCTTTTATGCCATTTTGTCATCTTGTTGCTGTTCTGGTTTTCGCGTGGAAATGTATGGCTCTTCAGGAAAATAGGTAGAACAATGCAAAGAACATCATTGTGCACTCAAGGACAATCACTAGAACCTCTTTTATATGGTAATTTCTTCTATAATGATTTTGAAACTTCagctaaaaaacacaaaaagaaTTCAATTAATAAATATTTCTTCATATTCAATAAACCACTGAAACGGTGAGCCAAAAACTTACTTGCATTTGGAGAACTCTTCTCATGGCAACACTTTAACACCAAATATCATTGGCATGCTCAACATATggcatatttttaaaaaagtttaacCAAAAAACCCCTGCAAACATATAGCTCCAACCTTCTGTGTCTTGAAAAGGCTGCATAGATCTGCCAAAACTTGAAAATGATATAGAATTAATCATCTTATATGTGCCTTCCTAGAAACCCATgccacatataatatttttagatgCCGCCACTTGAACTCTCTTCCTTCTCATACTCTTAAAAATTATACTATTCATTATTCTAATGAGGTATACAATGTATAAAAATATACACACAAGGTCAGTTAACTCGAAACTGCCACGCAGCAGTATGAGTAGCGTTACTGTTATAAGCAATCCACAGTTCCACACTCACCGGTTGGTGTTGTACCACACCCTATGAACAGTATGAGGCATCCTGCTGGTAAAAAGATGGAAGGAGCAAGACTTGGAAAAGACATAAGAGGCAGTGATAACCTTGAGAGTGGAATCAAGGCATTACACATTAGTTTGTTTCACAACGCGCTTTAAGTGTCAACAAGGCACAAGCTATTGCTACACACTTTGATACCCCACCTGGATACTGTTTGCTTCATTCACCTCCCATAAATCCTCATTGCCTGGGAAGAGATAGGCTTCGAATTAACTGGTCTGATTCAGAAGATTTGGCTGTCTGTGTGATGCCCTTCAAGACAAATCTATGAAGTACAGATGCTACTGCCGAAACAAAGGAATTAGATTCCATAGCCAACAAAGAATGTTCCATAAGGTAAAATTTCTGGTTCGGACACTGCTAACCCTAGTCCAACAAAGAATATCATTGCTACTCATAAACCATGGCCACGCCTTGATCCAATCAATTCATAGCATGGCAATGGTTGTGTCAGAAGCCCAGAAGTTGGAAATAGTTTACCACTTGCTTAATATGTCACCTAGCCCTCCTACAGATTTCCACGGGAAACCAAGTAAACACTGCTTGTTTTACAGTGCAAATATCAGAGAGAACTAGATATCTACTGAAACAAATTAGTATATGAATTCAATAATCCACTAAAGCTTTAAACATCTAGATAAAGTTTACAATTCACATCTAAAGCTCACTGCTTTATTCGTATCATTTTCTAGAAAGGAAAAGGTTAgaattaaaagtaattacaaCAAACAACATCAATTAGAAATTTGTTTCCTTTGCTAATAATTGCCTCTATCAAAAACTTGTGTACATTCCACGAAGCAATTACAAAATATTATTTCAACCTCATGCATATAAATAACAGCATGCTCATAGCTATGAAGAGACATCTGCCGAATGTTAGTTGCTCATTAGAAAGCATACCCGTGACCAGCATGAAGGTACAAATAAAAAACGCTATAAGTATTCAATCTTGTTTCGACTTGATCGTTTAATTGAGCTATAATACATAATACAGTGAGAAATGAAAAGGTATCACTTATCAGCTAGTTGTACAGATTCCAGCAGTAGCAGCAGTCCATGCTACACAGAGCCACTTCACTGAAAACAGAAGATGAGTAACTTAGCTTCTCTTCAAATATCCAGGTCACGGAACAACTACATGAGCCAGCATTCCACTACTGACCATAGCAGCTAAAGGCAATttatttgccaaaaaaaaagctAGCTCAAAAGTTGCATCAAGGGTGATAAATTCAAATGGACCAGCAGCTACCATAGGGAAACAAATGAATCCCATGAAAAAGAAGATGACCTGATCATCTTGTGGTATGTGCAACACTGGAGGTGGGACAACTCAGGGAAAAAATAAGAACTGCGGCGCCTAGAGCATCATAGTATTCTTTGTACTTTTCTATCTGCATCAGACGATCTCATCAACTGGAGATCTGACTGAACATAGAAATTGTTCCTAATATTGAGCAAACGCATAATCTCCTGAAGCTGCAATGAAGTTCGGTTTCTGCAGTGAGATCTGATGGCATCCATACGCCATCTTTATAGAAAAAACTTAACTTTTGTCCAAATAGAGATGACAATCCGTATTTGCAGTTTCAGCATCCTCATTGCTTTCCAAATGGCACATGCACTCCCTTGAAAGAAGAGTAACATCACAACTCTGGCAAGCACAATGCTCTAAGTGGGTTTCTTGATTGTGCATTTTTCCAAGATTTTCTTCACAGCTAACCACATCTTGAGAGCTATAACATTTTCTAATAGTTGCTAATAGATTCAAGGACCATGATGAGAGAATGTCATACATGTCATAAACTGTTAAGCAATGAATATTAGGCCTTAGAGAATTTGAAAGAATAACATGAACCATCTTATAAACAGCACGGAAGCATGCAGAGCAACATTTGTAGAGACATGAAGATTTCAGAACTGAAAGATTCTGCATGCTATCTTGATGTTGACCATCAATTCAGAGAATTATTCGTCTTCAACTCATTATCACCATGACCTTCAGAAAAAACAATGTTCCATGGTATTCCTGTATTACAGTACTAGCTGAGGATGCAATAAAATTCCCTGCCTTTTGTAAATCATTCATATGTTGAACAGATTCCATGTGGTTTTCAGATATTTGAATATCTGGTGTGCAGTTCTCTGCATCATAGGCTAACCTGGACATTTTCCCATCAGTGTTTGCTCCACTGGGTTCTCTATCATTTTTTACTGTATCTGCATGTGTATGGTTACCCCTATGCGCATCAGGTGAAGCTGAGTGGACAAGATTGTGTTCCACTGCATCCCTGCTGGATATAGATGTCACATGATCATCAAGATCACAGACCATAGTATGGATTTCAAGTTGGTCTGGAGTATGCTGGATTGGGTTATCCTGCATCTCATTAGGACAGCAAGCAGGAACAGCCTCATGGTCCTGGGTGTGTTGGGTTGGGACGTCTTGGACCTCAGTGGGGTTGCCAGCAGGAGCAACCTGTTCGTTGGTTTCTGCAGCATACCTGGTGCTTTGACACTCTTTGGTGCATGACCTTCCTTGACTTGTTATTTTCGTGCCTGATGTCCCTGTCCTGTTATCAATATGTAGATAGAAGCAAACAGTAAAAAAATGTTAACACAATTTTTTCCATAGATCTACATCAGCAGCATGAAGTTAATACAAAGATAACTTTTTAACAGAACTAGTGCATTCCTGTAGTATTGAAAAGTTACCGATGTTAGTAGGTGGggattttaatattattagaaACCCTTATGAAAAGAACAAAAACAGATTTGATAATAGATACCTTTTTAATTTAATGCTATAATTGATAGTTTGGATTTAATGGAGTTTGAGTTATCATGTCGATGTTTCACTTGGGCGAATGATAGGGAAGTCCCTACATACGAAAAGCTAGATCGAATCTTAACAAGTACATAATTGGAACAAAAATACCCTCTGGCAACGGTTCAAGCTTTAACCAAAGAGATTTCAGACCGTACGCCTTTGCTTCTAAACACAGGGGAGGCTGCTTATATTGGAAACCAGCTGTTGTTCATATTCGAATTAAGCTGGTTAGCTATAGATGGCTTATGTGCTATGGTTGCTAATGTGTGGAGACGGGAAACTAAGGGCCACACTCCTTTAGAGCGGTGGCAGAGTAAAATTAGAAAGCTCAGGCGATACTTGAGA includes:
- the LOC133917360 gene encoding putative receptor protein kinase ZmPK1 translates to MADSKHRFLYPIFLSFLSVLLCSRASPWQTISTDSSMQADHGEIFLVSPDTTFSCGFYSSGEGTNACYFSIWFTHAADKTVVWTANPGSPVNSHGSKISLNREGNLLLTDVNGSTVWESRTSWGKHTTVALLNSGNLVVRASTDKVVWQSFDSPTDTLLPSQRLTRESRLVSQSGYHLLYFDNDNVLRLLYNGPDITSIYWPSPDYNALQNGRTRFNSSKIAVLDDKGNFLSSDGFRMTASDSGFGIKRRITIDYDGNFRMYSLNASNGNWTVTGEAVQQMCYVHGLCGINGICEYSQSQGLRCTCPPGYEMTDPKNWNKGCRPTFSVSCGQPRGDFTFIKISHGDFYGFDLSSNKSISLKECMQICLDSCLCLSYTYKAGDGLCYTKDRQYNGQVYPYFPGDNYIKLPKKVASTSSASKHSGLTCSPKNDKIMIVSEDAYMKNSDNINWIYFYVFAAILGAIELLFILTGWYFLFKMYDIPKSMEEGYRMITSQFRRFTYRELVEATGKFKEELGKGGSGTVYRGILGDKRVVAVKKLTHVRQGEEEFWAEVTLIGRINHINLVRMWGFCSEGKHRLLVYEYVENKSLDKYLFYDRGTERLLSWSQRFKIALGTARGLAYLHHECLEWVVHCDVKPENILLTRDFEGKIADFGLSKLSKRSSSSFSFTHMRGTMGYMAPEWAMNLPINAKVDVYSYGVVLLEIVTGSRVSSGITIDEEEMDFMQFVQEVKQRLVREDDLDIVDARLKGRFNHEQATMMVKIAVSCLEERSKRPTMDQIAKDLMVYDDEDNHPAYF